One Brassica napus cultivar Da-Ae chromosome C2, Da-Ae, whole genome shotgun sequence DNA window includes the following coding sequences:
- the LOC106390412 gene encoding dehydrogenase/reductase SDR family member on chromosome X-like produces MIKDVVEALRFAWSPSSWDMFLWSIGLFSSYLKLLRASIFGSKSIPISSSIVPKIGSSRPICVVTGVTSGIGKATAFALAEKGYHVVLVGRSPQLLSETLKEIKRKNKDAQLKSFVVDMSCFSSIFNFKDSLEQWLSDAELDPSIQLLVNNAGIMAISSRPTNEGYDRVMATNYIGPFTMTKLLLPFLENSSVPSRVVNVVSFTHRYASIGKVDKDYVTGKHFTTYNQYPHAHVYEYSKLCLLLFSYELHRQLRLKDDSHHVSVIAADPGFVKTNLMREFPKYVSAFAFLSFKLIGLLQTPDEGARSSLDAALAPAETSGVYYFGGKGRTIKSSKASRDPKLGKELWETSCGLFDQLQSYND; encoded by the exons atgATTAAAGACGTGGTGGAGGCTTTACGTTTTGCATGGTCACCTAGTTCTTGGGACATGTTTCTTTGGAGTATCGGTCTCTTTTCTTCCTACTTGAAATTGCTTAGAGCAAGCATCTTTGGCTCAAAATCTATTCCTATTTCTAGCTCCATTGTACCAAAGATTGGATCTTCAAGACCTATTTGTGTTGTTACTGGT GTTACTTCTGGGATTGGTAAGGCCACTGCATTTGCTCTTGCAGAGAAGGGCTACCACGTTGTTCTTG TTGGAAGGTCTCCTCAGCTTCTTTCAGAG ACTTTGAAAGAAATCAAGAGAAAGAACAAAGATGCACAACTCAAATCTTTCGTAGTTGACATGTCTTGTTTTTCATCAATCTTCAATTTTAAAGACTCTCTAGAGCAATGGCTCTCGGACGCAGAGTTAGATCCTTCAATTCAGCTTTTAGTGAACAATGCTGGGATCATGGCTATTTCTAGTCGACCAACCAATGAAGGTTATGACAG GGTGATGGCTACAAACTATATTGGTCCATTTACTATGACCAAACTCCTTTTGCCATTTCTGGAAAACAGCTCTGTGCCTTCACGGGTCGTGAACGTTGTATCTTTTACACATCGCTATG CTTCTATTGGTAAGGTTGACAAGGATTATGTAACTGGAAAACATTTTACGACATACAATCAATATCCTCATGCTCATGTCTACGAGTATTCTAAAT TATGCCTTCTACTTTTCTCATATGAACTGCACAGACAGCTTCGCCTCAAAGATGATTCACACCATGTCTCTGTTAT AGCTGCAGATCCTGGATTTGTGAAAACAAATCTAATGCGCGAGTTTCCTAAATATGTATCTGCTTTTGCGTTTCTCTCCTTCAAACTTATTGGCCTCCTCCAGACCCCTGATGAAGGAGCCCGATCTTCCCTTGATGCAGCTTTAGCTCCGGCA GAAACATCAGGTGTTTACTATTTTGGAGGAAAAGGAAGAACCATTAAGTCGTCAAAAGCTTCTAGAGATCCTAAACTTGGTAAAGAACTTTGGGAAACTTCTTGTGGTTTGTTCGATCAGTTGCAATCATATAACGACTAA
- the LOC125581281 gene encoding stress-induced protein KIN2-like — translation MADNKQSFQAGQAAGRAEEKGNVLMDKVKDAATAAGASAQTAGQKITEAAGGAVNLVKEKTGMNK, via the exons atggCAGACAATAAGCAGAGCTTCCAAGCCGGTCAAGCCGCTGGTCGTGCTGag GAGAAGGGTAATGTGCTGATGGACAAGGTCAAGGATGCTGCTACCGCAGCTGGAGCGTCTGCGCAAACC GCGGGACAGAAGATAACGGAGGCGGCAGGGGGAGCCGTTAATCTCGTGAAGGAGAAGACCGGCATGAACAAGTAG
- the LOC106402194 gene encoding steroid 5-alpha-reductase DET2, with amino-acid sequence MEIATSFLFPPPPSILVNTMTVVGLAALPVMVLSEVRGNNLKYSKFNNNNASLSSSSSSSQKQRFSSVSSRTGMLCLYTPAFLAASASFFLAPSQNLRFLLLKSALSLHFFKRIFEVLFIHKYSGEMASDAAFTISSGYFSSAALVLYSQSFTPGLPGPGLDLKFYGVVMFVVGIVGNMYHHVLLAKLRKEGEGGGKKEYKIPKGGLFGEVICPHYMFEILVFWGFFMISQTIYSMSLAMSTTFYLVGRSYATRRWYLSKFDDFPKHIKALIPFVF; translated from the exons aTGGAAATAGCGACAAGCTTTCTGTTTCCACCTCCTCCGTCGATATTGGTCAATACTATGACCGTCGTCGGTTTAGCCGCTCTGCCGGTTATGGTTCTGTCGGAAGTGAGAGGAAATAATCTGAAATACTCCAAATTCAATAACAACAACGCATcactatcatcatcatcatcgtcatcacaAAAACAGCGATTCAGCAGCGTATCAAGCAGAACCGGAATGCTTTGTCTATACACGCCAGCGTTTCTAGCCGCGTCGGCTTCTTTCTTCCTCGCACCTTCTCAAAATCTCAGGTTCCTTCTCCTCAAATCAGCACTCTCCCTCCATTTCTTCAAAAGGATCTTCGAG GTTCTGTTCATTCACAAGTACAGTGGAGAGATGGCCTCAGACGCAGCTTTCACCATATCCAGCGGCTATTTCTCATCAGCTGCGTTGGTGTTGTACAGCCAAAGCTTCACTCCGGGACTACCCGGGCCGGGTTTGGATCTGAAATTCTATGGAGTTGTTATGTTTGTGGTGGGGATTGTTGGGAATATGTATCACCATGTTCTGCTAGCTAAGCTGAGGAAGGAAGGTGAAGGTGGTGGGAAGAAAGAGTACAAGATACCAAAAGGTGGTCTGTTTGGTGAAGTCATATGTCCTCATTACATGTTCGAGATACTTGTGTTTTGGGGCTTCTTTATGATTTCTCAGACCATTTACTCGATGTCTTTGGCCATGTCAACTACTTTCTATCTTGTGGGTCGGAGTTATGCTACGAGAAGATGGTATCTTTCTAAGTTTGATGACTTCCCTAAGCATATCAAGGCTCTCATTCCCTTTGTTTTCTAG
- the LOC106357448 gene encoding small polypeptide DEVIL 1-like has translation METKREMMSPERSKQKKRSISRRWGKYMKEQKGRIYIIRRCVVMLLCSHD, from the coding sequence ATGGAAACGAAGAGGGAGATGATGAGCCCAGAGAGATCAAAGCAGAAGAAGAGATCAATAAGTAGAAGATGGGGAAAGTATATGAAAGAACAAAAGGGAAGGATTTACATCATCAGAAGGTGTGTGGTCATGCTCCTTTGTTCGCATGACTGA